A window of the Salvelinus fontinalis isolate EN_2023a chromosome 26, ASM2944872v1, whole genome shotgun sequence genome harbors these coding sequences:
- the LOC129824238 gene encoding peroxisomal biogenesis factor 19-like has translation MASGSAGQDTELDELLDSALDDFEKTNSATLGPALAAAMTPPSAKGSEEKLPLLEDSQFFEALFEGEMASQAKEEWEKAMTELAQEEPELLQHFHKLSEAAGKVGTDVASQQEFTSCLKDTLSGLAKNADNLQSAGLAGEDLAKTLEGLDLDEGGERGGQDGNILPIMQSIMQNLLSKEVLYPSLKEITEKYPEWLNSNRQSLPPDQFQRYEQQHRVMGEICSRFEKEGDVENSFESILEIMQQLQDLGQPPKELAGESPPGLNFDLESLNLPGASGTGAADQCSIM, from the exons ATGGCTTCAGGATCAGCCGGACAAGACACAGAACTGGATGAGTTATTGGACA GTGCGCTCGATGACTTTGAGAAGACAAACTCGGCCACCTTGGGCCCAGCCCTTGCTGCTGCCATGACTCCCCCATCAGCCAAGGGCAGTGAGGAGAAA CTCCCTCTACTGGAGGACAGTCAGTTCTTCGAGGCTCTGTTTGAAGGTGAGATGGCCTCTCAGGCAAAGGAAGAGTGGGAGAAAGCCATGACTGAACTCGCACAGGAAGAACCTGAGCTGCTGCAACACTTTCACAAATTGTCAGAGGCAGCAGGGAAAGTTG gtACTGATGTAGCCTCCCAACAAGAATTCACTTCCTGTCTCAAAGATACCCTCAGTGGATTGGCTAAAAATGCAGACAACTTACAG AGTGCAGGATTGGCTGGAGAGGATCTGGCAAAGACTCTGGAAGGGCTGGATTTAGATGAGGGTGGAGAGCGGGGCGGGCAAGATGGAAACATCCTGCCGATCATGCAGTCCATCATGCAGAATCTTCTCTCCAAGGAAGTGCTCTACCCGTCTCTCAAAGAAATCACTGAGAAG TATCCTGAGTGGCTGAACAGCAATCGTCAGTCCCTCCCCCCAGATCAGTTCCAGCGCTACGAACAGCAGCACAGGGTCATGGGAGAGATCTGCAGCCGGTTTGAGAAGGAGGGAGATGTGGAGAACAGCTTTGAGAGCATTCTGGAAATCATGCAGCAG CTACAAGACCTGGGCCAACCACCCAAAGAGCTGGCTGGTGAATCA CCACCTGGCCTAAACTTTGACCTGGAATCCCTGAATCTCCCAGGAGCCTCTGGGACTGGAGCTGCAGATCAGTGCTCGATCATGTGA